The following proteins are encoded in a genomic region of Sylvia atricapilla isolate bSylAtr1 chromosome 14, bSylAtr1.pri, whole genome shotgun sequence:
- the UIMC1 gene encoding BRCA1-A complex subunit RAP80 isoform X7, translating to MPRRKKPAEGLESRGQDGEEEEEEKRNPTNAKKRSFVDAFIVISDSDGEESKEESGLQKKRTKQLDRTKFAAKRKIAQMTEEEQFALALKMSEQEARQVNSQEEEEEELLRKAIAESLSSCQPSDSSTATPQLSVEALDSQGQGQPAEKEGPEILGGLAFCPDTPPSDCSSHSQSSRADGNGQMDVAQSPLVVLRRLSQEIVESSLVSSIIVSPGKGQPVTRSSEKSSSPAKSDSSKMLPSTLGEDFMSLSPTFGKVASGGSWRLTPRRLFTRPSSSSEEAGHEPKEQLLPCTGHSVGEAGTGSSATLGKSRTTEQCDSPRKSGGGAGSKHSSQPGHTAKVCGSTEQAEQNEGSGSTPDLCTLTAVEEKHKQEEARDTVHYYWGIPFCPKGVDPNQYTKVILCQLEVYQKSLKQAQRQLLHKKEFGNPVVPSSSLSQNELGKGEEISRENGVADGTEDGDTEGQESENITWLHSSKRREAESPGHSMEEEKNSTSDDEPTTSYCQPAQVLPAEDVPEDGEPMQIAQSISTMTPLGSKRSPDTATENSAEEEISVCPETQPSPLEAVEEEREELCSDIRGAPLQVGGDEDAGRTVSECSPTAAARVSCPLCDHGFPADEIEVHAMYCNGIAGPEPAEDAPVLTRRQREARNKAASAESSPPSFDIDK from the exons GAGTCAAAGGAAGAGAGTGGATTGCaaaagaagagaacaaaacagcTGGATCGAACGAAGTTTgctgctaaaagaaaaattgcac AGATGACGGAAGAGGAACAATTTGCACTGGCCCTGAAAATGAGTGAGCAAGAAGCTAGACAAGTGAACTctcaggaagaggaagaggaggagctcTTGAGGAAGGCCATTGCTGAGAGCCTTAGT agctgtcagcCCTCAGACTCGTCGACTGCAACTCCTCAGCTGTCAGTGGAAGCACTAGATTCACAGGGCCAAGGCCAGCCTGCTGAGAAAGAAGGCCCTGAGATCCTGGGAGGCCTGGCGTTCTGCCCTGACACCCCTCCCTCTGACTGCAGCTCCCActcacagagctccagagctgatGGGAATGGACAGATGGATGTCGCCCAGAGCCCCTTGGTAGTGTTGAGGAGGTTAAGCCAGGAAATCGTTGAAAGCTCACTAGTATCCAGCATAATCGTGTCTCCAGGGAAGGGCCAGCCTGTGACAAGGTCAAGTGAAAAGTCTTCCTCACCAGCAAAAAGTGATTCGAGTAAAATGTTACCCAGCACTCTTGGAGAGGACTTCATGTCTTTGAGTCCCACCTTTGGCAAGGTGGCTTCAGGAGGCTCCTGGCGACTCACACCTCGGAGACTGTTCACCCGCCCCTCCAGCTCTTCTGAAGAAGCAGGCCATGAACCaaaagagcagctcctgccctgcactggcCATTCTGTGGGAGAAGCTGGTACTGGGAGCTCAGCCACACTCGGGAAGAGCAGGACCACAGAACAGTGTGACAGCCCCAGGAAGAGTGGTGGAGGAGCAGGTAGCAAACACAGCTCACAGCCTGGGCACACTGCCAAGGTCTGTGGTTCCACAGAGCAAGCAGAGCAGAATGAGGGGTCTGGCAGTACCCCTGATCTTTGCACGCTGACTGCAGTGGAGGAGAAGCACAAACAGGAGGAGGCAAGAGACACAGTGCACTATTATTGGGGTATCCCCTTCTGCCCCAAAGGGGTGGACCCCAACCAGTACACCAAAGTCATCTTGTGTCAGCTGGAGGTTTACCAGAAGAGCCTGAAGCAGGCTCAGAGGCAGCTATTGCATAAGAAGGAGTTTGGTAACCCTGTTGTGCCCAGTTCTTCCTTGAGCCAAAACGAGcttgggaagggagaggagataAGCAGGGAGAATGGGGTTGCTGATGGTACAGAAGATGGAGACACAGAAGGACAAGAGTCTGAAAACATCACCTGGCTCCACTCTTCAAagaggagggaggcagagagTCCAGGGCACAGcatggaagaagagaagaacTCCACTTCTGATGATGAACCGACTACCAGCTACTGCCAG cctgccCAGGTACTGCCTGCAGAGGACGTGCCTGAAGATGGGGAACCCATGCAAATTGCACAGAG CATCTCCACAATGACCCCACTTGGCAGTAAAAGGAGCCCAGATACTGCCACAGAAAACTCTGCTGAAGAAGAGATCTCTGTTTGCCCAG agacacagccaAGCCCACTGGAAGCTGttgaggaggagagagaagagctcTGTTCAGACATCAGAGGTGCACCTTTGCAG GTTGGTGGGGATGAAGATGCTGGCAGGACTGTGTCTGAGTGCAGTCCTACAGCTGCTGCCCGTGTGTCGTGCCCTCTGTGTGACCACGGCTTCCCAGCTGACGAGATCGAGGTGCACGCCATGTACTGCAACGGCATCGCGGGACCGGAGCCTGCCGAGGACGCTCCAG TGCTCACCAGGCGTCAGAGAGAGGCAAGAAATAAAGCTGCCAGTGCTGAAAGCAGCCCACCATCCTTCGACATTGACAAGTAA
- the UIMC1 gene encoding BRCA1-A complex subunit RAP80 isoform X6: MPRRKKPAEGLESRGQDGEEEEEEKRNPTNAKKRSFVDAFIVISDSDGEESKEESGLQKKRTKQLDRTKFAAKRKIAQMTEEEQFALALKMSEQEARQVNSQEEEEEELLRKAIAESLSSCQPSDSSTATPQLSVEALDSQGQGQPAEKEGPEILGGLAFCPDTPPSDCSSHSQSSRADGNGQMDVAQSPLVVLRRLSQEIVESSLVSSIIVSPGKGQPVTRSSEKSSSPAKSDSSKMLPSTLGEDFMSLSPTFGKVASGGSWRLTPRRLFTRPSSSSEEAGHEPKEQLLPCTGHSVGEAGTGSSATLGKSRTTEQCDSPRKSGGGAGSKHSSQPGHTAKVCGSTEQAEQNEGSGSTPDLCTLTAVEEKHKQEEARDTVHYYWGIPFCPKGVDPNQYTKVILCQLEVYQKSLKQAQRQLLHKKEFGNPVVPSSSLSQNELGKGEEISRENGVADGTEDGDTEGQESENITWLHSSKRREAESPGHSMEEEKNSTSDDEPTTSYCQPAQVLPAEDVPEDGEPMQIAQSISTMTPLGSKRSPDTATENSAEEEISVCPETQPSPLEAVEEEREELCSDIRGAPLQVGGDEDAGRTVSECSPTAAARVSCPLCDHGFPADEIEVHAMYCNGIAGPEPAEDAPVLTRRQREARNKAASAESSPPSFDIDKC, translated from the exons GAGTCAAAGGAAGAGAGTGGATTGCaaaagaagagaacaaaacagcTGGATCGAACGAAGTTTgctgctaaaagaaaaattgcac AGATGACGGAAGAGGAACAATTTGCACTGGCCCTGAAAATGAGTGAGCAAGAAGCTAGACAAGTGAACTctcaggaagaggaagaggaggagctcTTGAGGAAGGCCATTGCTGAGAGCCTTAGT agctgtcagcCCTCAGACTCGTCGACTGCAACTCCTCAGCTGTCAGTGGAAGCACTAGATTCACAGGGCCAAGGCCAGCCTGCTGAGAAAGAAGGCCCTGAGATCCTGGGAGGCCTGGCGTTCTGCCCTGACACCCCTCCCTCTGACTGCAGCTCCCActcacagagctccagagctgatGGGAATGGACAGATGGATGTCGCCCAGAGCCCCTTGGTAGTGTTGAGGAGGTTAAGCCAGGAAATCGTTGAAAGCTCACTAGTATCCAGCATAATCGTGTCTCCAGGGAAGGGCCAGCCTGTGACAAGGTCAAGTGAAAAGTCTTCCTCACCAGCAAAAAGTGATTCGAGTAAAATGTTACCCAGCACTCTTGGAGAGGACTTCATGTCTTTGAGTCCCACCTTTGGCAAGGTGGCTTCAGGAGGCTCCTGGCGACTCACACCTCGGAGACTGTTCACCCGCCCCTCCAGCTCTTCTGAAGAAGCAGGCCATGAACCaaaagagcagctcctgccctgcactggcCATTCTGTGGGAGAAGCTGGTACTGGGAGCTCAGCCACACTCGGGAAGAGCAGGACCACAGAACAGTGTGACAGCCCCAGGAAGAGTGGTGGAGGAGCAGGTAGCAAACACAGCTCACAGCCTGGGCACACTGCCAAGGTCTGTGGTTCCACAGAGCAAGCAGAGCAGAATGAGGGGTCTGGCAGTACCCCTGATCTTTGCACGCTGACTGCAGTGGAGGAGAAGCACAAACAGGAGGAGGCAAGAGACACAGTGCACTATTATTGGGGTATCCCCTTCTGCCCCAAAGGGGTGGACCCCAACCAGTACACCAAAGTCATCTTGTGTCAGCTGGAGGTTTACCAGAAGAGCCTGAAGCAGGCTCAGAGGCAGCTATTGCATAAGAAGGAGTTTGGTAACCCTGTTGTGCCCAGTTCTTCCTTGAGCCAAAACGAGcttgggaagggagaggagataAGCAGGGAGAATGGGGTTGCTGATGGTACAGAAGATGGAGACACAGAAGGACAAGAGTCTGAAAACATCACCTGGCTCCACTCTTCAAagaggagggaggcagagagTCCAGGGCACAGcatggaagaagagaagaacTCCACTTCTGATGATGAACCGACTACCAGCTACTGCCAG cctgccCAGGTACTGCCTGCAGAGGACGTGCCTGAAGATGGGGAACCCATGCAAATTGCACAGAG CATCTCCACAATGACCCCACTTGGCAGTAAAAGGAGCCCAGATACTGCCACAGAAAACTCTGCTGAAGAAGAGATCTCTGTTTGCCCAG agacacagccaAGCCCACTGGAAGCTGttgaggaggagagagaagagctcTGTTCAGACATCAGAGGTGCACCTTTGCAG GTTGGTGGGGATGAAGATGCTGGCAGGACTGTGTCTGAGTGCAGTCCTACAGCTGCTGCCCGTGTGTCGTGCCCTCTGTGTGACCACGGCTTCCCAGCTGACGAGATCGAGGTGCACGCCATGTACTGCAACGGCATCGCGGGACCGGAGCCTGCCGAGGACGCTCCAG TGCTCACCAGGCGTCAGAGAGAGGCAAGAAATAAAGCTGCCAGTGCTGAAAGCAGCCCACCATCCTTCGACATTGACAA GTGCTGA